From the genome of Triticum aestivum cultivar Chinese Spring chromosome 3B, IWGSC CS RefSeq v2.1, whole genome shotgun sequence, one region includes:
- the LOC123065204 gene encoding uncharacterized protein has translation MRSEPMNTDNINYVCGSPHVLLEQEKRRRRGWMSKDQKDQKKKGKGDGAMCMSMEVLLLWVGAAAVAGAAVSPSKQVVVYVRHISVLLDVLHHLILSLAASVPVAFVLIGGTVQGPTPMQRRGCAV, from the exons ATGAGATCTGAACCAATGAATACAGACAACATTAACTATGTTTGTGGATCACCACATGTTCTATTGGAACAAG agaaaaggagaagaaggggaTGGATGAGCAAGGACCAGAAGGAccagaagaagaagggcaagggagaTGGGGCGATGTGCATGTCCATGGag GTGTTGTTGTTGTGGGTTGGTGCTGCTGCTGTTGCAGGGGCAGCAGTGTCTCCAAGCAAACAGGTTGTTGTGTACGTACGACATATTTCTGTGCTCCTGGATGTGCTACATCACCTCATCCTCTCATTGGCCGCCTCGGTGCCCGTGGCGTTCGTGCTCATCGGCGGGACGGTGCAAGGCCCAACTCCGATGCAGCGGCGTGGATGTGCGGTGTAG